The following proteins come from a genomic window of Mycolicibacterium rufum:
- a CDS encoding sulfurtransferase, which produces MPLPPDPSPALQSYAHPERLVTADWLSGNLGRPGLAIVESDEDVLLYDTGHIPGAVKIDWHTDLNDPNVRDYITGEQFAALMDRKGIARDDTVVIYGDKSNWWAAYALWVFTLFGHPDVRLLDGGRSLWINDGRDTTLDVPSKQTTGYPVVERNDAPIRAFKDDVLSALGKEPLIDVRSPQEYTGERTHMPDYPEEGALRGGHIPTAVSVPWAKAAQDNGKFRSRAELDELYGFLEPGVNTIAYCRIGERSSHTWFVLTYLLGRENVRNYDGSWTEWGNAVRVPVAVGSEPGDAPGTS; this is translated from the coding sequence GTGCCGCTACCGCCCGATCCCAGCCCTGCCCTGCAGTCCTACGCCCATCCCGAACGGCTCGTCACGGCCGACTGGCTGTCGGGCAATCTCGGCCGGCCGGGTCTGGCCATCGTCGAGTCCGACGAGGACGTGCTGCTCTACGACACCGGCCACATCCCCGGCGCGGTGAAGATCGACTGGCACACCGACCTCAACGACCCCAACGTGCGCGACTACATCACCGGCGAGCAGTTCGCCGCGCTGATGGACCGCAAGGGCATCGCCCGCGACGACACCGTGGTCATCTACGGCGACAAGAGCAACTGGTGGGCCGCCTACGCGCTGTGGGTCTTCACGCTGTTCGGCCACCCCGACGTGCGCCTGCTCGACGGTGGCCGCTCGCTGTGGATCAACGACGGCCGCGACACCACGCTCGACGTGCCGAGCAAGCAGACCACCGGCTACCCCGTTGTCGAGCGCAACGACGCCCCGATCCGCGCGTTCAAGGACGACGTCCTCTCCGCGCTGGGCAAGGAGCCGCTGATCGACGTGCGCTCCCCGCAGGAGTACACCGGCGAGCGCACCCACATGCCGGACTACCCCGAAGAGGGCGCGCTGCGCGGCGGCCACATCCCGACCGCCGTGTCGGTGCCGTGGGCCAAGGCCGCGCAGGACAACGGAAAGTTCCGCAGCCGAGCCGAACTCGACGAGTTGTACGGGTTCCTCGAGCCCGGCGTGAACACCATCGCCTACTGCCGCATCGGCGAACGGTCCAGCCACACCTGGTTCGTGCTGACCTATCTGCTGGGACGCGAGAACGTCCGCAACTACGACGGCTCGTGGACCGAGTGGGGCAACGCGGTGCGGGTGCCGGTGGCGGTCGGGTCCGAACCGGGTGACGCGCCGGGCACGTCATGA
- a CDS encoding SufE family protein, whose protein sequence is MSMPAALAEVVSDFQDVEGQDKLAMLLEFANELPALPSTLEEAAMEPVPECQSPLFLHVDADDRAHVRLYFSAPAEAPTTRGFAAILAAGLDGQSADDILAVPDDFYTDLGLGALISPLRLRGMSAMLTRIKRRLRG, encoded by the coding sequence ATGAGCATGCCGGCCGCGCTGGCCGAGGTGGTCTCCGACTTCCAGGACGTCGAGGGCCAGGACAAGCTCGCGATGCTGCTCGAGTTCGCCAACGAGCTGCCCGCGCTGCCGTCGACCCTCGAGGAGGCGGCGATGGAACCGGTCCCCGAGTGCCAGTCCCCGCTGTTCCTGCACGTCGACGCCGACGACCGCGCGCACGTGCGGCTGTACTTCAGCGCCCCGGCCGAAGCCCCCACCACCCGCGGGTTCGCCGCGATCCTGGCGGCGGGCCTGGATGGGCAGTCGGCCGACGACATCCTCGCCGTGCCCGACGATTTCTACACCGACCTCGGGCTGGGCGCGTTGATCAGCCCGCTGCGGCTGCGCGGCATGTCGGCGATGCTGACTCGGATCAAGCGCCGACTGCGGGGCTGA
- a CDS encoding sensor domain-containing diguanylate cyclase, whose product MTSGVSPIAGQAQKPAEDGPTPFSEADYVRGMTRLTDVIQELSLVRTAHEVQRIVATTAREVTGCDGATVVIREHDMCFYADEDAITPLWKGRRFPLEACISGWVMLHKQPAVIPDIYADARVPHDAYRPTFVKSLAMVPIRRRDPLGALGTYWAQLRHPTERELALLQALADVTSVAMENVQVHAVLEQQIGERPASSDFLTLSGVPSDSRDTTFAAAFANAPIGMAVIGLDGSFQRVNGEFCRITGYSSEALMGMTFQDITHPDDLDIDLAEASRLLAGDIASYQMDKRYYSQGGHVVWVRLSVFLVHDDAGEPQAFISHIEDISARRRDEEMLRRQATLDALTGVYNRNRFDEELQRFQVRASRHATVDEAAVFMIDLDGLKQVNDQHGHGAGDAYLRNVADIISRRLRLSDVLARIGGDEFVVLLPRTTAAQAQQMAQTLVERVDALSPGSICIGIAMITPDTIGEALERADRAMYRAKRQGGSHWCGPEPSLLTD is encoded by the coding sequence ATGACATCCGGCGTATCGCCGATTGCCGGGCAGGCGCAGAAGCCTGCTGAGGACGGACCAACCCCCTTCTCCGAGGCCGATTACGTCCGAGGAATGACGCGGCTGACCGACGTCATCCAGGAGCTGTCGTTGGTACGCACGGCACACGAGGTGCAGCGGATCGTCGCCACCACTGCGCGGGAGGTGACCGGCTGCGACGGAGCCACTGTCGTGATCCGCGAGCATGACATGTGCTTCTACGCCGACGAGGACGCGATCACGCCGCTGTGGAAGGGCAGGCGCTTCCCGCTGGAGGCGTGCATCAGCGGGTGGGTGATGCTGCACAAGCAACCGGCGGTGATTCCCGACATCTACGCCGACGCCCGCGTCCCCCACGACGCGTACCGACCGACCTTCGTCAAGAGTCTGGCCATGGTGCCCATCCGCCGTCGCGATCCCCTCGGCGCTCTCGGGACGTACTGGGCGCAGCTGCGGCACCCCACCGAGCGCGAACTGGCGCTGTTGCAGGCACTGGCCGACGTGACGTCGGTGGCGATGGAGAACGTCCAGGTGCACGCGGTGCTCGAGCAGCAGATCGGAGAGCGCCCGGCGTCGTCGGATTTTCTGACGCTGTCCGGCGTCCCGTCGGACAGCCGGGACACCACGTTCGCCGCAGCGTTCGCCAACGCACCGATCGGTATGGCCGTCATCGGGCTCGACGGGAGTTTCCAGCGCGTCAACGGCGAGTTCTGCCGGATCACCGGGTACAGCTCGGAAGCGTTGATGGGCATGACGTTTCAGGACATCACCCATCCCGATGATCTCGACATCGACCTCGCCGAGGCGTCGCGACTGCTCGCCGGTGACATCGCGAGCTACCAGATGGACAAGCGGTATTACTCCCAAGGCGGTCACGTCGTCTGGGTTCGGCTGTCGGTCTTCCTCGTCCACGACGACGCCGGTGAGCCGCAAGCCTTCATCTCCCACATCGAAGACATCTCCGCGCGCCGCCGCGATGAGGAAATGCTGAGACGGCAGGCGACGCTCGACGCCCTCACTGGCGTCTACAACCGCAACCGATTCGACGAGGAGCTGCAGCGGTTCCAGGTGCGGGCAAGCCGGCACGCGACCGTCGACGAGGCGGCCGTGTTCATGATCGACCTCGACGGTCTGAAGCAGGTCAACGATCAACACGGGCACGGAGCGGGTGACGCCTACCTGAGGAACGTCGCAGACATCATCAGCCGTCGGCTGCGCCTGTCGGATGTCCTGGCCCGGATCGGTGGCGACGAATTCGTCGTGCTGCTGCCCCGGACCACCGCGGCGCAGGCCCAGCAGATGGCGCAGACGTTGGTGGAGCGCGTCGACGCGCTGTCTCCGGGCAGCATCTGCATCGGCATCGCGATGATCACGCCGGACACCATCGGGGAAGCGCTCGAGCGCGCCGACCGGGCCATGTACAGAGCCAAACGTCAGGGCGGAAGCCACTGGTGCGGTCCTGAGCCCTCACTTCTCACGGACTGA
- a CDS encoding SigB/SigF/SigG family RNA polymerase sigma factor produces the protein MSAADSPSTPSRPNDFADVTDMLRALRSLPADSPEYVRQRDRIIARCLPLADRIAQRFARRGETFDDLQQIARVGLLHSVNRFDPDNGADFLAYAVPTMMGEVRRYFRDHAWAMRVPRRLKDLHVRIGTMTPELTQTLGHTPSAGDLAAALEVPREDVVECLVAASAYSLRSLDAPSSDHDDARQALAETLGTQDARLEAITDRESLRPLLNRLSERERLILNLRFFAGMTQSQIAEQIGISQMHVSRILAATLHTLRDGLLDERGAHSPR, from the coding sequence GTGTCCGCCGCCGACTCGCCATCGACACCGTCCCGACCCAACGACTTCGCGGACGTCACCGACATGCTCCGCGCCCTGCGGTCGCTGCCGGCGGACTCGCCGGAGTACGTGCGCCAGCGTGACCGGATCATCGCCCGATGCCTGCCGCTCGCCGATCGCATCGCCCAGCGCTTCGCTCGGCGGGGCGAGACCTTTGACGATCTGCAGCAGATCGCACGGGTGGGGCTTCTCCATTCCGTCAACCGCTTCGACCCTGACAACGGCGCCGACTTCCTGGCCTACGCGGTCCCGACCATGATGGGCGAGGTCCGGCGCTACTTCCGGGACCATGCCTGGGCGATGCGCGTCCCGCGCCGGCTCAAGGATCTCCACGTGCGCATCGGCACGATGACACCCGAGTTGACGCAGACGCTGGGGCACACCCCCAGCGCGGGCGATCTGGCCGCGGCGCTCGAGGTGCCGCGCGAGGATGTCGTCGAGTGCCTGGTGGCCGCGAGCGCCTACAGCTTGAGATCCCTCGACGCACCGTCGAGCGATCACGACGATGCGCGGCAGGCGCTCGCCGAGACCCTCGGCACCCAGGACGCCCGGCTCGAGGCGATCACCGACCGCGAGAGCCTGCGTCCCCTTCTGAACCGGCTGAGCGAGCGGGAACGCCTGATCCTCAACCTGCGGTTCTTCGCGGGCATGACGCAATCGCAGATCGCCGAACAGATCGGCATTTCGCAGATGCACGTCTCCCGCATCCTGGCCGCGACCCTGCACACGCTCCGCGACGGGTTGCTCGACGAACGCGGCGCGCACTCACCCCGCTGA
- a CDS encoding nitroreductase family deazaflavin-dependent oxidoreductase — MGSQLFNAASDVLRRPAMRPVTRAFSSMHAAAYRLTGGRAQNQKYPTMLLTVTGRKTGKPRTVPVIYIRDGDRFVIAAAYSGSDTDPVWWRNLHDNPQAELLVGGEHIQVQAARADADERPELWRRLVEMYPYFTEYQRRTTRQIPVIVLTPQRSAG, encoded by the coding sequence ATGGGTTCGCAGCTCTTCAATGCGGCCAGCGATGTGCTGCGCCGCCCCGCGATGCGGCCCGTCACCAGAGCGTTCAGCAGCATGCATGCCGCGGCTTATCGGCTCACCGGCGGCCGCGCCCAGAATCAGAAGTATCCGACGATGTTGTTGACCGTGACAGGACGCAAGACCGGGAAACCGCGGACCGTGCCGGTCATCTACATCCGCGACGGCGACCGCTTCGTCATCGCCGCGGCCTATTCGGGCAGCGACACCGACCCGGTGTGGTGGCGCAATCTCCACGACAATCCGCAGGCCGAACTCCTCGTCGGCGGCGAACACATTCAGGTGCAGGCGGCCCGGGCCGACGCCGATGAGCGGCCCGAGCTGTGGCGTCGACTCGTCGAGATGTACCCGTACTTCACCGAGTACCAGCGCCGCACCACGCGGCAGATCCCGGTGATCGTGTTGACTCCCCAGCGCTCAGCGGGGTGA
- a CDS encoding GAF and ANTAR domain-containing protein: protein MSERLADYPADPATVFTGLAQVVYQGTDLSEVYNAICIAATLMVPGCHHASVMVRHGKRYRTVAASDQCARDVDALERKTGEGPCLDAIVEEAPQFEHDLREPQRWHELAREVVRQTPVRAMMGFPFVIEGEKTGALDIFSDTPQGFSAAAIERAVVLAAFATIAATAAVRGEDASALRAGLLSNREIGKAVGMLMALRKVSDDEAFDLLRHVSQDMNVKLAEVARQVVDRRGTLG, encoded by the coding sequence GTGAGCGAACGACTAGCCGACTACCCCGCCGACCCAGCGACGGTCTTCACCGGCCTCGCGCAGGTGGTGTACCAGGGGACGGATCTGTCGGAGGTGTACAACGCCATCTGTATCGCAGCCACGCTGATGGTGCCGGGATGCCACCACGCCAGCGTCATGGTGCGCCACGGCAAGAGGTACCGGACCGTGGCCGCGAGCGACCAGTGTGCCCGGGACGTCGACGCGCTCGAGCGCAAGACCGGCGAAGGGCCCTGCCTGGACGCGATCGTCGAGGAGGCGCCACAGTTCGAGCACGACCTGCGAGAACCGCAACGCTGGCACGAACTGGCGCGCGAAGTGGTCCGGCAGACACCCGTCCGCGCCATGATGGGGTTCCCGTTCGTCATCGAGGGCGAGAAGACCGGCGCCCTGGACATTTTCAGCGACACCCCGCAGGGATTCTCGGCGGCGGCGATCGAGCGGGCCGTCGTGTTGGCGGCGTTCGCGACGATCGCCGCCACCGCCGCCGTACGCGGCGAGGACGCCTCCGCGTTACGCGCCGGCCTGCTGAGCAACCGGGAGATCGGCAAGGCGGTCGGCATGCTGATGGCATTGCGGAAGGTCTCCGATGACGAAGCATTCGATCTGTTGCGTCACGTTTCGCAGGACATGAACGTCAAGCTGGCCGAGGTGGCGCGTCAAGTGGTCGATCGCCGCGGGACACTCGGCTGA
- a CDS encoding ABC transporter ATP-binding protein — protein sequence MAEVEFREVSRTYPGGVTALDGLNLTVGDGEFLILVGPSGCGKSTALRLLAGLDKPTSGEICIGGQVVNTLGPGQRDIAMVFQNYALYPHMTVYRNLAYGLKQRKTPRAEIERRVRETAELLQIGNLLDRKPGQLSGGQRQRVAMGRALVRDPQAFLLDEPLSNLDAKLRNQVRGDLKRLHREVPVTSVYVTHDQVEAMTLGDRLCVMADGEVQQIGSTDDVYHRPANTFVAAFMGSPPMNLLPGLVRSGALHLGGAELSAVPCPDGPITVGVRPEHLQLAGAQTDGVVPARVDFVEPLGSHVLVTALVDTPDPTRVIVQAPPGTALDAGTPIGLLVPPERTYLFDAESGEAVR from the coding sequence TTGGCAGAGGTCGAATTTCGCGAGGTGTCGCGGACGTATCCGGGGGGCGTGACCGCGCTCGACGGGCTGAACCTGACGGTGGGCGACGGCGAGTTCCTGATCCTGGTCGGCCCGTCGGGCTGCGGTAAGAGCACCGCGCTGCGCCTGCTGGCCGGGCTGGACAAGCCGACGTCCGGAGAGATCTGTATCGGCGGGCAGGTGGTCAACACGCTGGGGCCGGGGCAGCGCGACATCGCGATGGTGTTCCAGAACTACGCGCTGTACCCGCACATGACGGTGTACCGCAACCTGGCCTACGGGTTGAAGCAGCGGAAGACGCCGCGGGCGGAGATCGAGCGCCGCGTGCGGGAGACGGCCGAGCTGCTGCAGATCGGGAATCTGTTGGACCGCAAGCCGGGTCAGCTCTCCGGCGGGCAGCGTCAGCGCGTCGCGATGGGCCGGGCGCTGGTGCGCGATCCGCAGGCGTTCCTGCTCGACGAGCCGCTGTCGAATCTGGATGCCAAGCTGCGCAACCAGGTTCGCGGCGATCTGAAGCGCTTGCACCGCGAGGTGCCGGTGACGTCGGTGTACGTCACGCACGATCAGGTGGAGGCGATGACGCTGGGTGACCGGCTGTGTGTGATGGCCGATGGGGAGGTGCAGCAGATCGGCAGCACCGACGACGTCTACCACCGGCCGGCCAACACGTTCGTCGCGGCGTTCATGGGCAGTCCGCCGATGAACCTGCTGCCGGGTCTGGTGCGGTCGGGTGCACTGCATCTGGGCGGGGCGGAGCTGTCGGCGGTGCCGTGCCCGGACGGGCCGATCACGGTCGGGGTGCGGCCGGAGCATCTGCAGCTGGCCGGTGCGCAGACCGACGGCGTGGTGCCGGCCCGGGTGGACTTCGTCGAGCCGCTGGGCAGCCATGTGCTGGTGACCGCGCTGGTCGATACGCCCGATCCGACGCGGGTGATCGTGCAGGCGCCGCCCGGAACCGCGCTGGACGCGGGCACACCGATCGGGCTGCTGGTACCGCCGGAGCGGACCTATCTGTTCGACGCCGAGTCAGGGGAAGCGGTGCGCTGA
- a CDS encoding carbohydrate ABC transporter permease, protein MTATATGMTPTTRWRLPFSPWHLVLIPLSFLLLVPLLWMLITSLETEGEANHFPPVLFPANPRFANYTEAWAQAPFGHFFLNSLTVTAVVLVSNLVVCSLAGYAFARIRFLGRGALFVTLMATLMVPFQVTMIPVFLIVKWFGDNVWEGLGIDHIGALMLPNLATAFGIFFLRQFFQTVPVELEEAARVDGTSRLGVLFKIVLPLSLPAMSTLAALTVLTSWNDFLWPLIVITSQDQMTIPLGLSYFQGAHHVQWPLLMAANVMSLLPMLLVFVVAQRYFVQSVASTGIKG, encoded by the coding sequence ATGACCGCGACGGCCACGGGGATGACCCCGACGACGCGGTGGCGCTTGCCCTTTAGCCCGTGGCATCTGGTGCTGATCCCGCTGAGCTTCCTGCTCCTGGTTCCGCTGTTGTGGATGCTGATCACGTCGCTGGAGACCGAGGGTGAGGCCAACCACTTCCCGCCGGTGCTGTTCCCGGCCAACCCGCGGTTCGCGAACTACACCGAGGCGTGGGCGCAGGCGCCGTTCGGGCACTTCTTCCTCAACAGCCTGACGGTGACCGCGGTGGTGCTGGTCAGCAACCTGGTGGTGTGCAGCCTGGCCGGGTACGCGTTCGCGCGCATCCGGTTCCTGGGTCGCGGCGCGCTGTTCGTCACGCTGATGGCGACGCTGATGGTGCCGTTCCAGGTGACGATGATCCCGGTGTTCCTGATCGTGAAGTGGTTCGGCGACAACGTCTGGGAAGGGCTGGGCATCGACCACATCGGCGCGTTGATGCTGCCGAACCTGGCGACCGCGTTCGGGATCTTCTTCCTGCGCCAGTTCTTCCAGACGGTGCCGGTGGAACTCGAGGAGGCCGCCCGTGTCGACGGCACGTCCCGGTTGGGGGTGCTGTTCAAGATCGTGCTGCCGCTGTCGCTGCCGGCGATGTCGACGCTGGCGGCGCTGACGGTGCTGACGTCGTGGAACGACTTCCTGTGGCCGTTGATCGTGATCACCTCGCAGGATCAGATGACGATCCCGTTGGGACTGAGCTACTTCCAGGGCGCCCACCATGTGCAGTGGCCGCTGCTGATGGCGGCCAACGTGATGAGCCTGCTGCCGATGCTGCTGGTGTTCGTCGTCGCGCAGCGGTATTTCGTACAGTCGGTGGCCAGTACCGGGATCAAGGGGTAA
- a CDS encoding carbohydrate ABC transporter permease, with product MLTAPDVEAPPRSPRPRRRWRPRGTDGVTGWALVTPAVVLIGIFGLLPVLMSLQLSFQRSDLLTPETPWVGWDNYRKMADDPVFLDAIKHTIIYTALFVPGTMIVGLLVAAALNRSVRFISLYRTAAYITMAVSTISQGIIFLWLTDRDYGLVNAGLNAVGLPSQPFLASPSQAIYVIVAMTIWGWTGFSVIVYLAALQGVPQELHEAAAIDGAKSFTRFRTITVPLLGPANLFLLVWLTINALQLFDEVYATTRGGPLRATTVIVYYLWDQAFVHFDAGYAAAMAYALFVVILIVTAVQFRLSRRFAHHP from the coding sequence ATGCTGACCGCTCCTGACGTGGAGGCGCCGCCTCGGTCGCCGCGGCCGCGACGCCGGTGGCGCCCGCGCGGCACCGACGGGGTGACGGGCTGGGCGCTGGTCACCCCGGCGGTGGTGCTGATCGGGATCTTCGGTCTGCTGCCGGTGCTGATGTCGCTGCAGCTGTCGTTCCAGCGCTCGGATCTGCTGACCCCGGAGACGCCGTGGGTCGGGTGGGACAACTACCGCAAGATGGCCGACGATCCGGTGTTCCTCGACGCCATCAAGCACACGATCATCTACACGGCGCTGTTCGTGCCGGGCACGATGATCGTGGGTCTGTTGGTCGCGGCCGCATTGAACCGTTCGGTGCGGTTCATCTCGCTGTACCGGACCGCCGCCTACATCACGATGGCGGTGTCGACGATCTCGCAGGGCATCATCTTCCTGTGGCTGACCGACCGCGACTACGGTCTGGTCAACGCCGGGCTGAACGCGGTCGGGTTGCCGTCGCAACCGTTCCTCGCGTCGCCGTCGCAGGCCATCTACGTGATCGTCGCGATGACGATCTGGGGCTGGACGGGCTTCTCGGTGATCGTGTATCTGGCTGCGCTGCAGGGTGTTCCGCAGGAGCTGCACGAGGCGGCGGCCATCGACGGAGCGAAGTCGTTCACCCGGTTCCGCACCATCACGGTGCCGCTGCTGGGTCCGGCGAACCTGTTCCTGCTGGTGTGGCTGACCATCAACGCGCTGCAGTTGTTCGACGAGGTGTACGCCACCACCCGCGGCGGTCCTCTGCGGGCCACCACGGTGATCGTCTACTACCTGTGGGACCAGGCGTTCGTGCACTTCGACGCCGGCTACGCGGCGGCGATGGCGTACGCGCTGTTCGTCGTCATCCTGATCGTCACGGCCGTGCAGTTCCGGCTCTCACGCAGATTCGCACACCACCCATGA
- a CDS encoding ABC transporter substrate-binding protein gives MIRSRLCIALLAVLTLVLAGCGGGGSSSGPTEIAVWHGYQDTEGEVFKGLIEQYNKDHPDVKVNELYSSNDLVLQKVLTAVRGGSAPDVAYMFGSWSPNIAQIPQVVDMASEVKNPDWQWDDFYPAEREAATVGDKIVGVPALVDNLAIVYNKKLFADAGVAPPSPDWTWDDFRAAAAKLTDPSKGQYGWLIPADGSEDTVWHYIPMLWEAGGDILSPDNEKAVFNSEAGVKALTVLQQMAVTDKSLYLDTTNENGPKLMNSGKVAMLVTGPWDLSQLSDIDYDVQVTPTFAGSSGGHQTIAGPDNWVVFNNGDKKKQAAIDFVKWLSAPEQVKAFSLGTGDLPIRKSVGSDQAVLDTLNQNVPGTAAFVQNLNNVQKVRPTVEQYPDISEALGQAIVAVMLGKEEPAAALDAAAQTADAKLAEK, from the coding sequence GTGATCAGAAGCCGCCTCTGCATCGCACTGCTCGCCGTTCTCACGCTGGTGCTCGCCGGCTGTGGGGGCGGCGGCTCGTCGTCCGGGCCCACCGAGATCGCGGTATGGCACGGATATCAGGACACCGAGGGAGAGGTGTTCAAAGGCCTGATCGAGCAGTACAACAAGGACCATCCCGATGTGAAGGTCAACGAGTTGTACTCCAGCAACGACCTGGTGCTGCAGAAGGTGCTGACCGCGGTCCGCGGCGGCAGCGCGCCCGACGTCGCGTACATGTTCGGGTCGTGGTCGCCGAACATCGCGCAGATCCCTCAGGTCGTCGACATGGCCAGCGAGGTGAAGAACCCCGACTGGCAGTGGGATGACTTCTATCCCGCCGAGCGGGAGGCAGCGACCGTAGGCGACAAGATCGTCGGGGTGCCGGCGCTGGTGGACAACCTGGCGATCGTCTACAACAAGAAGCTGTTCGCCGACGCCGGGGTGGCGCCGCCCAGCCCGGACTGGACATGGGACGACTTCCGCGCCGCCGCAGCCAAACTCACCGACCCGTCGAAGGGGCAGTACGGCTGGCTGATCCCGGCCGACGGCAGCGAGGACACGGTGTGGCACTACATCCCGATGCTGTGGGAGGCCGGTGGGGACATCCTGTCGCCCGACAACGAGAAGGCGGTGTTCAACTCCGAGGCCGGCGTGAAGGCGCTGACCGTGCTGCAGCAGATGGCGGTCACCGACAAGTCGCTGTACCTGGACACCACCAACGAGAACGGCCCCAAGCTGATGAACAGCGGCAAGGTGGCGATGCTCGTCACCGGCCCGTGGGATCTGAGCCAGCTCTCCGACATCGACTACGACGTGCAGGTGACGCCCACGTTCGCCGGCTCGTCGGGCGGCCACCAGACCATCGCCGGACCCGACAACTGGGTGGTGTTCAACAACGGCGACAAGAAGAAGCAGGCGGCCATCGACTTCGTGAAGTGGCTGTCGGCCCCCGAGCAGGTCAAGGCGTTCTCGCTGGGCACCGGTGACCTGCCGATCCGCAAGTCGGTCGGTAGCGACCAGGCGGTGCTGGACACGCTGAACCAGAACGTCCCGGGCACAGCGGCGTTCGTGCAGAATCTGAACAACGTGCAAAAGGTCCGGCCCACCGTCGAGCAGTACCCCGACATCTCCGAGGCGCTGGGGCAGGCGATCGTCGCGGTGATGCTCGGCAAGGAAGAGCCGGCGGCGGCGCTGGACGCGGCTGCCCAGACCGCGGACGCGAAACTCGCCGAGAAGTAG
- a CDS encoding alpha-glucosidase/alpha-galactosidase: MKPTITIIGAGSVEFTRELLGDILSFPELGAVRVVLHDIDTERLETAEAIARATARAAGAQPEVVSTTDRRRALDGADYVINTIAVGGHEATVRDFEIPATYGLNQTIADTIGVGGIFRGLRTFPVLAGIAEDMAQVCPDAWLLNYTNPMAMNVTYLHRVAPTLKVLGLCHSVYWTMVGLCELIDVPYDEVSYWSAGVNHQAWVLRWERGGQNLYPLLDERIAADPELQRRVRVDMYRRLGYYPTETSEHSSEYVPWYLHDPDEIARLRLNVGEYVGISEANLAEYRRLREELAGTDTLPIDTESTEYAPQVIHSLETGTPRVISANVVNAGLIANLPDGLAVEVPTLLDSLGAHPMAVGDLPPQCAALNRSFLGPVDLTVRAAVEGDPRLVRAAAMVDPNTAATLSVDQIADLCDELTAAHGDLLPEPLRTHH, translated from the coding sequence GTGAAACCGACGATCACCATCATCGGGGCGGGCAGCGTCGAGTTCACCCGCGAACTGCTCGGCGATATCCTGTCCTTCCCTGAACTCGGCGCCGTGCGGGTGGTGTTGCACGACATCGACACCGAGCGGCTCGAGACCGCCGAGGCGATCGCCCGGGCCACCGCCCGCGCGGCCGGTGCGCAGCCGGAGGTGGTGTCCACCACCGACCGCCGGCGCGCCCTCGACGGCGCCGACTACGTCATCAACACCATCGCCGTCGGCGGGCACGAGGCGACGGTACGCGACTTCGAGATTCCCGCCACGTATGGCCTGAACCAGACCATCGCCGACACCATCGGCGTCGGCGGCATCTTCCGCGGGCTGCGGACGTTCCCGGTGCTCGCCGGGATCGCCGAGGACATGGCGCAGGTGTGCCCGGACGCGTGGCTGCTGAACTACACCAACCCGATGGCGATGAATGTCACCTACCTGCACCGGGTGGCGCCGACGCTGAAGGTGCTCGGGCTGTGCCACTCGGTGTACTGGACGATGGTCGGCCTGTGCGAGCTCATCGACGTGCCCTACGACGAGGTGTCCTACTGGTCGGCCGGCGTCAACCACCAGGCGTGGGTGCTGCGCTGGGAGCGCGGCGGCCAGAACCTGTACCCGCTGCTCGACGAGCGCATCGCCGCCGACCCCGAACTGCAGCGCCGGGTCCGCGTCGACATGTACCGCCGGCTCGGCTACTACCCGACCGAGACCAGTGAGCACAGCAGCGAATACGTCCCGTGGTACCTGCACGACCCCGACGAGATCGCGCGACTGCGGCTCAACGTCGGCGAGTACGTCGGGATCAGCGAGGCCAACCTCGCCGAATACCGCCGGCTGCGCGAAGAATTGGCCGGCACCGACACGCTGCCTATCGACACGGAGTCCACGGAGTACGCCCCGCAGGTGATCCACTCGCTGGAAACCGGGACGCCACGGGTGATCTCGGCCAACGTCGTCAACGCCGGCCTGATCGCGAACCTGCCCGACGGCCTGGCGGTCGAAGTGCCGACGCTCCTCGACTCTCTCGGTGCGCATCCGATGGCGGTGGGGGACCTGCCGCCGCAGTGCGCGGCGCTCAACCGCAGTTTCCTCGGCCCGGTCGATCTGACGGTGCGCGCCGCCGTCGAGGGCGATCCCCGACTGGTCCGCGCCGCGGCCATGGTCGACCCGAACACCGCGGCCACGCTGAGCGTCGACCAGATCGCCGACCTGTGTGACGAACTGACCGCCGCCCACGGCGATCTGCTGCCCGAACCGCTGCGTACCCACCACTAA